One Halomonas sp. THAF5a genomic region harbors:
- a CDS encoding 5-oxoprolinase subunit PxpA: MKRLLLNADMGESYGPWVMGLDHEVMPHVDLANVACGFHASDPDVIRMTVRLARRHGVTVGAHPAYPDMVGFGRRSMACSAEEVENLVLYQVGALAGVCRAEGLEVGYVKPHGALYNDMMRDPETLEAVMRALVAYDARLPLMVMATRDPSATRELAARHGVTLWFEAFADRAYDAEGRLVSRREPGAVHHDAGVIVDQARRIAAGEPLTASDGSRLVLAADTLCVHGDNAESIAAIKAIRDALDASASGS, encoded by the coding sequence ATGAAGCGCCTGCTGCTCAACGCCGACATGGGCGAGAGTTACGGTCCCTGGGTCATGGGGCTGGACCACGAGGTCATGCCTCACGTCGACCTGGCCAACGTCGCCTGTGGCTTCCACGCCTCCGATCCCGATGTCATCCGCATGACCGTGCGTCTCGCCCGCCGCCACGGCGTCACCGTCGGGGCCCATCCCGCCTATCCGGACATGGTCGGTTTCGGCCGGCGCTCGATGGCGTGCTCCGCCGAGGAGGTCGAGAATCTGGTGCTCTACCAGGTCGGCGCCCTGGCCGGGGTGTGCCGCGCCGAGGGCCTGGAGGTCGGTTACGTCAAGCCCCACGGCGCCCTCTACAACGACATGATGCGCGACCCGGAGACGCTCGAGGCGGTGATGCGCGCCCTGGTGGCCTACGATGCCCGCCTGCCGCTGATGGTGATGGCCACGCGGGATCCGTCCGCGACCCGCGAGCTGGCCGCGCGCCACGGCGTGACCCTCTGGTTCGAGGCCTTCGCCGATCGCGCCTACGATGCCGAGGGGCGGCTGGTTTCCCGGCGCGAGCCGGGGGCGGTGCACCACGATGCCGGGGTGATCGTCGACCAGGCCCGGCGCATCGCCGCCGGCGAGCCGCTGACGGCGAGCGACGGCAGCCGCCTGGTGCTCGCCGCCGATACCCTCTGCGTGCACGGCGACAACGCCGAGTCGATCGCCGCCATCAAGGCGATCCGCGACGCCCTCGACGCCTCGGCGAGCGGCTCATGA
- the pxpB gene encoding 5-oxoprolinase subunit PxpB: MNPRAPHGLPRLEPAGLDGWMVRLFGTIDEANMPWLTALVRECEAAFGETLVDLVPSYTTLLVIFDPLRLSPAEARQQLMALLARLSPDEETAEAAVKELPVWYDASVGPELDRLAELAGMSRDAVIACHSERTYRVFALGFAPGFAFMGSVDPRLEAPRLDTPRRRVPAGSVAVAGRQTAAYPAVTPGGWNLIGRTPAVLFDRDRDGFSLLQVGDRVRFVPIERAEFERRGGDARPMEEAR; encoded by the coding sequence ATGAACCCGCGTGCCCCCCACGGCCTGCCGCGCCTCGAGCCCGCCGGACTCGATGGCTGGATGGTGCGCCTGTTCGGGACCATCGATGAGGCCAACATGCCCTGGCTCACCGCCCTGGTGAGGGAGTGCGAGGCGGCGTTCGGCGAGACGCTGGTCGATCTGGTGCCCTCCTACACGACCCTGCTGGTGATCTTCGATCCGTTGCGTCTCTCGCCGGCCGAGGCCCGGCAGCAGCTGATGGCGCTGCTGGCGCGCCTCTCCCCGGACGAGGAGACGGCAGAGGCCGCGGTGAAGGAGCTGCCGGTGTGGTACGACGCCTCGGTGGGGCCGGAGCTCGACCGGCTGGCCGAGCTTGCGGGGATGAGCCGCGACGCGGTGATCGCCTGTCACAGCGAGCGGACCTACCGGGTCTTCGCCCTGGGCTTCGCCCCCGGCTTCGCCTTCATGGGCAGCGTCGATCCGCGCCTCGAGGCGCCGCGCCTGGACACCCCGCGGCGCCGGGTACCGGCAGGCAGCGTGGCCGTGGCCGGCCGCCAGACCGCGGCCTATCCCGCGGTCACGCCCGGTGGCTGGAACCTGATCGGCCGCACCCCGGCGGTGCTCTTCGATCGCGACCGCGACGGGTTCAGCCTGCTGCAGGTGGGCGACCGGGTCCGCTTCGTGCCCATCGAGCGGGCCGAATTCGAACGACGGGGTGGCGATGCCCGCCCGATGGAGGAGGCGCGATGA
- a CDS encoding biotin-dependent carboxyltransferase family protein — protein sequence MSDAVDGLRVSRAGPLALLQDAGRMGVRRLGVTQGGPADQHGWAWANYLAGNAWGMPALEVTFGGLELVAERDLTVAVAGADLGATLDGAPLEGWRSFAMRAGQRLAFATPVNGLRAYLAVAGGFLATPVLGSVACVVREGLGGQDGRGHRLAEGDRLRVGAGCAGRVSEAVREAPPEARIDYRRPAELSLLPGAQVGEFSGESLYRAFNASWRVDDRADRMGVRLAGPPLHCRVTSMISEGIGLGAVQVPPDGQPIALLNDRQTIGGYPRLGALTPLACSRLAQCLPGQEVRLKAVASEPALEEYRRFRAAFA from the coding sequence ATGAGCGATGCCGTCGACGGCCTGCGCGTGAGCCGCGCGGGTCCCCTGGCGCTGCTGCAGGATGCCGGGCGCATGGGCGTACGCCGGCTGGGGGTGACCCAGGGCGGGCCGGCGGACCAGCACGGCTGGGCCTGGGCGAACTATCTCGCGGGCAACGCCTGGGGCATGCCGGCCCTGGAGGTGACCTTCGGCGGCCTGGAACTGGTCGCCGAGCGGGACCTGACCGTGGCCGTGGCCGGCGCGGATCTCGGCGCGACCCTCGATGGCGCGCCGCTCGAGGGCTGGCGCTCGTTCGCGATGCGGGCCGGCCAGCGCCTCGCCTTCGCCACGCCGGTCAATGGCCTGAGGGCCTACCTGGCGGTGGCCGGGGGCTTTCTGGCGACGCCGGTGCTGGGCAGCGTCGCCTGCGTGGTGCGCGAGGGGCTCGGCGGTCAGGATGGCCGGGGCCACCGGCTGGCCGAGGGCGACCGCCTGCGGGTCGGGGCGGGGTGCGCCGGTCGCGTAAGCGAGGCGGTGCGCGAGGCGCCGCCCGAGGCGCGGATCGACTACCGCCGGCCCGCCGAGCTGTCGCTGCTGCCGGGGGCCCAGGTGGGGGAGTTCAGCGGGGAGAGTCTCTATCGGGCCTTCAACGCGTCCTGGCGGGTGGACGATCGTGCCGACCGCATGGGCGTCCGGCTCGCCGGGCCGCCGCTTCACTGCCGGGTGACCAGCATGATCTCCGAGGGGATCGGCCTGGGCGCCGTCCAGGTGCCGCCCGACGGTCAGCCCATCGCCCTGCTCAACGATCGCCAGACCATCGGTGGCTATCCCAGGCTCGGTGCCCTCACGCCGCTGGCCTGTTCCCGGCTGGCCCAGTGCCTGCCGGGGCAGGAGGTGCGGCTGAAGGCGGTCGCCAGCGAGCCGGCACTCGAGGAGTATCGGCGCTTCCGCGCCGCCTTCGCCTGA
- the csiR gene encoding DNA-binding transcriptional regulator CsiR yields MDTLSKQNLGVSAYHWLKRDIIRGVFTPGEKLRMSGLKERYGLGIGPLREALSQLVAEHLVVAISQRGYRVAPMSLSELEDLYDARAQLEGLMLELAIQRGGDDWEAEILAKAHTLAKVTEVNSPEEQLEVWDARHKAFHTAIVAGCDSPHLLKVRESLFDQVERYRHLWLRETVFSGEALARKRDEHEALVEAILSRDVPRAARMMREHLMTPVPIITEAMQRQGLA; encoded by the coding sequence ATGGACACCCTCTCGAAACAGAACCTCGGCGTCAGCGCCTACCACTGGCTGAAACGCGACATCATCCGCGGCGTCTTCACGCCCGGCGAGAAACTGCGGATGAGCGGGCTCAAGGAGCGCTATGGCCTCGGCATCGGCCCGCTGCGCGAGGCCCTCTCGCAGCTGGTGGCCGAGCACCTGGTGGTGGCGATCAGCCAGCGCGGCTATCGGGTCGCGCCGATGTCACTGTCGGAGCTCGAAGACCTCTACGACGCCCGGGCCCAGCTCGAGGGGCTGATGCTGGAGCTGGCCATCCAGCGCGGCGGCGACGACTGGGAGGCCGAGATCCTGGCCAAGGCCCACACCCTGGCCAAGGTGACCGAGGTCAACAGCCCCGAGGAACAGCTCGAGGTGTGGGACGCCCGCCACAAGGCCTTCCATACCGCCATCGTCGCCGGCTGCGACTCGCCCCACCTGCTCAAGGTGCGCGAGAGCCTCTTCGACCAGGTGGAGCGCTACCGCCATCTCTGGCTGCGCGAGACAGTCTTCTCGGGCGAGGCGCTGGCGCGCAAGCGCGACGAGCATGAGGCGCTGGTCGAGGCCATCCTCTCCCGCGACGTCCCGCGTGCCGCCCGGATGATGCGCGAGCACCTGATGACGCCGGTGCCGATCATCACCGAGGCCATGCAGCGCCAGGGCCTGGCCTGA
- a CDS encoding SulP family inorganic anion transporter, giving the protein MLKRYLPILTWLPHYTRRLAGADLLAGVIVGIMVIPQSLAYALLAGLPAVVGLYASILPLLAYTLLGTSRTLAVGPVAIIALMTGAALSGVAAPGTPEYLQAALVLSLLSGLMLTAMGLLRLGFFANFLSHPVIAGFLSASAVLIAASQAAHLLGIEASGFTALDLVAGLAGALDQTHGPTLLMGVGCLAFLVGIRQYGRRAFEAVGLPAGLAALLTRTGPVIAVIVTTLLSWQLGLAERGVAVVGAVPGGLPPLTLPPLDLPLWQRLLVPALLISVVGFVESISMAQMLAAKRRERISPNQELVGLGGANVAAAFTGGMPVTGGLSRTVINFESGARTPLAGLFAALCIAAATLALTPLLYHLPIATLAATITVSILTLVDIPLMRQTWRYSRSDFSAMAVTIALTLVEGVEAGIISGVALSIGLFLYRTSRPHSALVGRIEGTEHFRSVHRHQTETVSHLAMLRVDESLYFANARYLEDTLYTLVASRPELDHVVLICSAVNLIDASALESLEAINARLQDSSVTLHLAEVKGPVMDRLKHSDFLDDLTGRVFLSTYAAWQALRETGD; this is encoded by the coding sequence ATGCTCAAGCGCTACCTCCCGATCCTCACCTGGTTACCCCACTACACCCGCCGCCTGGCCGGCGCCGACCTGCTGGCCGGCGTGATCGTCGGCATCATGGTGATTCCCCAGTCGCTGGCCTACGCGCTGCTCGCCGGCCTGCCGGCGGTGGTGGGCCTGTATGCCAGCATCCTGCCCCTGCTGGCCTACACCCTGCTCGGCACCAGCCGCACCCTGGCCGTGGGGCCGGTGGCGATCATCGCCCTGATGACCGGCGCGGCCCTCTCGGGCGTGGCCGCGCCGGGCACCCCGGAGTACCTCCAGGCCGCCCTGGTGCTGTCGCTGCTCTCGGGGCTGATGCTCACCGCCATGGGACTGCTGCGCCTGGGTTTCTTCGCCAACTTCCTGAGCCATCCGGTGATCGCCGGCTTCCTCTCCGCCTCGGCGGTGCTGATCGCCGCCAGCCAGGCGGCCCACCTGCTCGGCATCGAGGCCAGCGGCTTCACCGCCCTGGACCTGGTGGCAGGCCTCGCCGGCGCGCTCGACCAGACCCACGGCCCGACCCTGCTGATGGGGGTGGGCTGCCTGGCCTTCCTGGTGGGCATCCGGCAGTACGGCCGGCGTGCCTTCGAGGCGGTGGGGCTGCCGGCCGGGTTGGCCGCGCTGCTGACCCGCACGGGCCCGGTGATCGCGGTGATCGTGACCACCCTGCTCAGCTGGCAGCTGGGGCTCGCCGAGCGGGGGGTGGCGGTGGTCGGCGCCGTGCCAGGCGGGCTGCCGCCGCTGACCCTGCCGCCGCTGGACCTGCCGCTGTGGCAGCGGCTGCTGGTCCCGGCGCTGCTGATCAGCGTGGTCGGCTTCGTCGAGTCGATCTCCATGGCCCAGATGCTCGCCGCCAAGCGCCGCGAGCGGATCTCCCCCAACCAGGAGCTGGTGGGCCTCGGCGGCGCCAACGTCGCGGCCGCCTTCACCGGCGGCATGCCCGTCACCGGCGGACTCTCGCGCACCGTGATCAACTTCGAGTCCGGGGCGCGCACTCCCCTGGCGGGGCTCTTCGCGGCGCTTTGCATCGCGGCGGCCACCCTGGCGCTGACCCCGCTGCTGTACCACCTGCCCATCGCCACGCTCGCCGCCACCATCACCGTCTCCATCCTGACCCTGGTGGACATCCCCCTGATGCGCCAGACCTGGCGCTACTCGCGCAGCGACTTCTCGGCCATGGCGGTGACCATCGCGCTGACCCTGGTGGAAGGGGTGGAGGCCGGCATCATCTCGGGGGTGGCGCTCTCCATCGGCCTCTTCCTCTACCGCACCAGCCGCCCGCACAGCGCGCTGGTAGGGCGCATCGAGGGCACCGAGCACTTTCGCAGCGTGCACCGCCACCAGACCGAGACCGTCAGCCACCTGGCCATGCTGCGCGTCGACGAGAGCCTCTACTTCGCCAACGCCCGCTACCTCGAGGACACCCTCTACACCCTGGTGGCGAGTCGGCCCGAGCTCGACCACGTGGTGCTGATCTGCTCGGCGGTGAACCTGATCGACGCCTCGGCCCTGGAGAGCCTCGAGGCGATCAACGCCCGGCTCCAGGACTCCTCGGTGACTCTGCACCTCGCCGAGGTGAAGGGGCCGGTGATGGATCGCCTCAAGCACAGCGACTTCCTGGACGACCTGACCGGCCGGGTCTTCCTCAGCACCTACGCGGCCTGGCAGGCGCTGCGGGAAACCGGCGACTGA
- a CDS encoding O-acetylhomoserine aminocarboxypropyltransferase/cysteine synthase family protein → MKLETLALHHGYAPDDQHAVAVPIHQTTSFSFDSAQHAADLFDLKVEGNIYSRIMNPTCAVLEQRLAALEGGIAGLAVASGMAAITYAIQTIAEAGDNIVSISELYGGTYNLFAHTLPRQGIEVRFADKDDIEGLEALIDARTKAVFCESVGNPSGSVVDMVALAEAAHRHGVPVIVDNTVPTPFLWRPIEHGADIVIHSATKYIGGHGTTVGGVIIDSGKFPWAEHADRFPLLNEPDVSYHGVCYTRDLGEAAFIGRARVVPLRNMGAALSAQAAWQLLQGLETLSLRIERICDNARRVAEYLEGHPAVTWVQYAGLASHKDHGLARKYMDGHASGILSFGISGGLEAGARFYDALGMILRLVNIGDAKTCSSIPAATTHRQLNERELEAAGVTPDMVRLSIGIEHVDDIIADLDQALAASQA, encoded by the coding sequence ATGAAGCTCGAGACCCTCGCCCTGCACCACGGCTATGCCCCCGACGACCAGCACGCCGTGGCCGTGCCGATCCACCAGACCACCTCGTTCTCCTTCGACAGCGCGCAGCACGCCGCGGACCTGTTCGACCTCAAGGTCGAGGGCAACATCTACTCGCGGATCATGAACCCCACCTGCGCGGTGCTCGAGCAGCGCCTGGCGGCCCTGGAGGGCGGGATCGCGGGCCTGGCCGTGGCCTCGGGCATGGCCGCCATCACCTACGCCATCCAGACTATCGCCGAGGCCGGCGACAACATCGTCTCGATCAGCGAGCTCTACGGCGGCACCTACAACCTCTTCGCCCATACCCTGCCGCGCCAGGGGATCGAGGTGCGCTTCGCCGACAAGGACGACATCGAGGGCCTGGAGGCGCTGATCGACGCGCGCACCAAGGCCGTCTTCTGCGAGAGCGTGGGCAACCCCTCGGGCAGCGTGGTGGACATGGTCGCGCTGGCCGAGGCGGCCCATCGCCACGGGGTGCCGGTGATCGTCGACAACACCGTGCCCACGCCCTTCCTGTGGCGCCCCATCGAGCACGGTGCCGATATCGTCATCCACTCCGCCACCAAGTACATCGGGGGCCACGGCACCACCGTGGGCGGGGTGATCATCGATTCCGGCAAGTTCCCCTGGGCCGAGCATGCCGACCGCTTCCCGCTGCTCAACGAGCCGGACGTCTCCTACCATGGGGTCTGCTACACCCGGGACCTGGGCGAGGCGGCCTTCATCGGCCGGGCGCGGGTGGTGCCGCTTCGCAACATGGGCGCGGCGCTCTCCGCCCAGGCCGCCTGGCAGCTGCTGCAGGGCCTCGAGACGCTGTCGCTGCGCATCGAGCGCATCTGCGACAACGCCCGCCGGGTGGCGGAGTACCTCGAGGGGCATCCGGCGGTGACCTGGGTGCAGTACGCGGGCCTCGCGAGCCACAAGGATCACGGCCTGGCACGCAAGTACATGGACGGGCACGCGTCGGGCATCTTGAGCTTCGGCATCAGCGGCGGCCTCGAGGCCGGCGCGCGCTTCTACGATGCCCTCGGCATGATCCTGCGCCTGGTCAATATCGGCGACGCCAAGACCTGCTCGTCGATCCCCGCGGCGACCACCCATCGCCAGCTCAACGAGCGGGAGCTCGAGGCGGCCGGCGTGACGCCGGACATGGTGCGCCTCTCCATCGGCATCGAGCACGTCGACGACATCATCGCCGACCTGGATCAGGCGCTGGCCGCCAGCCAGGCCTAG
- a CDS encoding NAD(P)/FAD-dependent oxidoreductase, whose product MTIAAPRAERPRLLLVGAGHVHLQLLRHRRRLADAEVTLVDPGGFWHAGTAAGLLSGRHAAHEGRLDPARLARRHGVTPIRGRLASLDPEAKRARLEDGRTLPFSLLSLNLGSASRCPPPSSPGPRVWTIKPVARLLALRHRLERELARGHAPRVLVVGGGASGVEIACQLRQLARRCGGRAEILLVTREERLLEGAPAGAVRWLMRHLARQEISVLVGVEVTGHAPGGVTFTAADHGWGEDSLQWLAADHAVHATGLAPPEGLERLGLPVIPGRGLAVEETLQSPGFPDVFAAGDCAALVSRVLPKLILHGRHQAAVLADNLGARLAGAPLTAYVPRRVATTLLDLGDQGLAIRGQRWWAGRLALAWKRRLDRGLLDQD is encoded by the coding sequence ATGACGATCGCTGCTCCTCGCGCCGAGCGCCCTCGCCTGCTGCTGGTGGGCGCCGGCCATGTCCACCTTCAGCTGCTGCGCCATCGACGCCGCCTCGCGGACGCCGAGGTGACGCTGGTCGACCCCGGCGGTTTCTGGCATGCGGGCACCGCCGCCGGTCTGCTGAGCGGTCGGCATGCCGCCCACGAGGGTCGCCTGGATCCGGCACGGCTGGCGAGGCGCCATGGCGTGACGCCGATCCGCGGCCGCCTGGCGAGCCTCGATCCCGAGGCGAAACGGGCACGGCTAGAGGATGGCCGGACGCTGCCCTTCTCCCTGCTCTCCCTGAACCTGGGCTCCGCCAGCCGCTGCCCGCCCCCCTCGTCGCCGGGTCCCCGTGTCTGGACGATCAAGCCGGTGGCGCGCCTGCTGGCGCTGCGCCACCGCCTGGAGCGGGAGCTTGCCCGCGGCCACGCCCCGCGGGTCCTGGTCGTCGGGGGCGGCGCCAGCGGCGTGGAGATCGCCTGTCAGCTTCGCCAGCTGGCCAGGCGCTGTGGCGGGCGCGCCGAGATCCTGCTGGTCACGCGGGAGGAACGGCTGCTGGAGGGAGCGCCAGCAGGCGCCGTGCGCTGGCTGATGCGCCATCTGGCGCGCCAGGAGATCAGCGTGCTCGTCGGCGTGGAGGTGACGGGCCACGCCCCGGGGGGCGTGACCTTCACCGCCGCCGATCACGGCTGGGGAGAGGACAGCCTGCAGTGGCTGGCCGCCGACCACGCCGTGCACGCCACCGGCCTCGCCCCGCCCGAGGGGCTGGAGCGACTGGGCCTGCCGGTGATTCCGGGACGCGGCCTGGCCGTCGAGGAGACCCTGCAGAGCCCGGGCTTCCCCGACGTCTTTGCCGCCGGGGACTGCGCGGCCCTGGTGAGCCGGGTGCTGCCGAAGCTGATCCTCCACGGCCGACACCAGGCCGCCGTGCTGGCCGACAACCTCGGCGCCCGCCTCGCCGGCGCACCGCTGACCGCCTACGTGCCGCGTCGGGTCGCCACCACCCTCCTCGACCTGGGCGACCAGGGGCTCGCCATCCGCGGCCAGCGCTGGTGGGCCGGCCGCCTGGCGCTGGCCTGGAAGCGTCGGCTCGACCGCGGCCTGCTCGATCAGGACTGA
- the rarD gene encoding EamA family transporter RarD — MTRSSASVTAANARDSGQGVAFGLAAYAMWGCFPLFFALFEGVPAFEVLTHRVIWSCAFLAGLITLLGRWSPVHEALARPRGLGRVLGCALLIALNWGLYIYSVETRHVLQASLGYFMTPLVNVALGMLVLRERMARLQGVAVGLAVAAIAIQLVVLGELPWISLALAFSFGTYGLLRKQVRLDGLSGLFVETLLLLPLALMMLGGLAQAGLSHFLIEGRTTLLLVASGVITALPLLAFAGAARRLRLATLGFLMYLNPTIQFAIALWVFHEPLTPTQLATFVLIWIGLALYSWSAWQTHSRRDAPRMATR, encoded by the coding sequence ATGACCCGCTCCTCCGCTTCCGTCACCGCCGCCAACGCCCGGGACTCCGGCCAGGGCGTGGCCTTCGGCCTGGCCGCCTACGCGATGTGGGGCTGCTTTCCGCTCTTCTTCGCCCTCTTTGAGGGCGTGCCCGCCTTCGAGGTGCTGACCCACCGGGTGATCTGGTCCTGCGCCTTCCTGGCCGGGCTGATCACCCTGCTCGGCCGCTGGTCGCCGGTGCACGAGGCGCTCGCTCGGCCGCGAGGACTTGGCCGGGTGCTGGGCTGCGCGCTGCTGATCGCGCTGAACTGGGGGCTCTACATCTACTCGGTGGAGACCCGCCATGTGCTGCAGGCGAGCCTGGGGTACTTCATGACGCCGCTGGTCAACGTGGCGCTCGGCATGCTGGTGCTGCGCGAGCGCATGGCACGCCTGCAGGGCGTGGCGGTGGGGCTGGCCGTCGCGGCCATCGCGATCCAGCTGGTGGTGCTCGGCGAGCTGCCCTGGATCAGCCTGGCGCTGGCCTTTTCCTTCGGGACCTATGGGCTCCTGCGCAAGCAGGTGCGGCTCGACGGCCTCTCGGGGCTCTTCGTCGAGACCCTGCTGCTGCTGCCCCTGGCGCTGATGATGCTGGGCGGGCTTGCCCAGGCCGGGCTCTCCCACTTCCTCATCGAGGGCCGCACCACCCTGCTGCTGGTCGCCAGCGGCGTGATCACCGCCCTGCCCCTGCTGGCCTTCGCCGGCGCCGCGCGGCGCCTTCGCCTCGCCACCCTGGGGTTTCTGATGTACCTGAACCCGACCATCCAGTTCGCCATCGCCCTGTGGGTCTTTCATGAGCCGCTGACGCCCACGCAGCTGGCGACCTTCGTGCTGATCTGGATCGGCCTGGCCCTCTACTCCTGGTCGGCCTGGCAGACCCACAGTCGTCGCGACGCACCCCGGATGGCCACGCGCTGA
- a CDS encoding amidohydrolase, which translates to MSELRTTLVQCDLRWEDPEANCRMLEETLGELGADDTDLIVLPEMFATGFTMNSREMAEPMAESRTVAWLREQAARRGCVVTGSVAVVEEGEYFNRLIWARPDGSLVHYDKRHLFRMAGEHERYAMGHERVIVELKGFRLLLSVCYDLRFPVWLRQRPGPDEHFEYDALLCVANWPAPRRHPWRVLLQARAVENLCPVIGVNRVGEDAKGLAYAGDSMLIDAKGEALIDEPRGLPFLKTGTLSLDALRAFRDKFPAWRDADHFALADGVGN; encoded by the coding sequence ATGAGCGAGTTGCGAACCACCCTGGTGCAGTGCGACCTGCGCTGGGAAGATCCCGAGGCCAACTGCCGGATGCTCGAGGAGACGCTGGGCGAGCTGGGTGCCGACGACACGGACCTGATCGTGCTGCCGGAGATGTTCGCCACCGGTTTCACCATGAACTCCCGCGAGATGGCCGAGCCCATGGCCGAGAGCCGCACCGTGGCCTGGCTCCGGGAGCAGGCGGCCCGCCGCGGCTGCGTGGTCACCGGCAGCGTGGCGGTCGTCGAGGAGGGCGAGTACTTCAACCGCCTGATCTGGGCGCGTCCGGACGGCAGCCTGGTCCACTACGACAAGCGCCACCTGTTTCGCATGGCCGGCGAGCATGAGCGCTACGCCATGGGCCATGAGCGGGTGATCGTCGAGCTCAAGGGCTTTCGCCTCCTGCTCAGCGTCTGCTACGACCTGCGCTTTCCGGTCTGGCTGCGCCAGCGCCCGGGGCCCGACGAGCATTTCGAGTACGACGCCCTGCTCTGCGTCGCCAACTGGCCGGCCCCGCGCCGCCACCCCTGGCGGGTGCTGCTGCAGGCGCGCGCCGTCGAGAACCTGTGCCCGGTGATCGGCGTCAACCGGGTCGGCGAGGACGCCAAGGGCTTGGCCTACGCCGGCGACTCCATGCTGATCGACGCCAAGGGCGAGGCGCTGATCGACGAGCCCCGGGGCCTGCCCTTCCTGAAGACCGGCACCCTCTCGCTCGACGCGCTTCGGGCGTTTCGCGACAAGTTCCCGGCCTGGCGTGATGCCGATCATTTCGCCCTCGCCGACGGGGTGGGCAACTGA
- a CDS encoding pseudouridine synthase — MRLDRFLSETTDLTRSLAKKALHREEVRVDGEVVKNPATQVDGSRRVTWNGEPLALVGLRYVMLHKPAGVECSARRGLYPLVRELVDLPQVERLQTVGRLDVDTTGLVLLTDDGQWSHRVTSPKRRCGKVYRVTLADPLEGEALEAAVTQFAEGLWLDGEEKPTRPAELAMREPRVAELTLFEGKYHQVKRMFAAIGHHVAALHREAIGPLSLGDLAPGEWRELSEGERAQF, encoded by the coding sequence ATGCGGCTGGACCGATTCCTGAGCGAGACCACCGACCTGACCCGCAGCCTGGCCAAGAAGGCGCTGCACCGCGAGGAGGTGCGCGTGGACGGCGAGGTGGTCAAGAACCCGGCCACCCAGGTCGATGGAAGCCGACGGGTCACCTGGAACGGCGAGCCGCTGGCGCTGGTCGGCCTGCGCTACGTGATGCTCCACAAGCCCGCGGGGGTCGAATGCAGCGCCCGACGGGGCCTCTATCCGCTGGTGCGCGAGCTGGTCGACCTGCCCCAGGTGGAGCGACTGCAGACGGTGGGGCGCCTCGACGTCGATACCACCGGCCTGGTGCTGCTCACCGACGACGGTCAGTGGTCCCATCGGGTGACCTCGCCGAAGCGGCGCTGCGGCAAGGTCTATCGCGTCACCCTCGCCGATCCGCTGGAGGGGGAGGCGCTGGAAGCCGCCGTGACGCAGTTCGCCGAGGGGCTCTGGCTCGATGGCGAGGAGAAGCCGACGCGTCCCGCAGAGCTCGCGATGCGCGAGCCACGGGTCGCCGAGCTGACCCTCTTCGAGGGCAAGTACCACCAGGTCAAGCGCATGTTCGCGGCCATCGGCCACCATGTGGCGGCCCTGCACCGCGAGGCGATCGGCCCGCTCTCGCTGGGCGACCTCGCCCCCGGCGAGTGGCGGGAGCTCAGCGAGGGCGAGCGCGCCCAGTTCTGA